A genomic stretch from Nocardia wallacei includes:
- a CDS encoding alpha/beta hydrolase, with product MMRVDLEFRSGGATLRGWLYRPEHVPETGAPLVVMTHGFAGVKEWVAPFAEVFSRAGLACLVYDHPGFGTSDGEPRYEVDPTAQIEGYRDAITFAQTLDGIDAGRIAVWGTSYAGAHVLVVAATDRRVRAVVSQVPLTHGWATFSRLVPPTMLPVLHEAIAADRLARAAGKPHQTIKAASDDPADLVAMPGTEVYEWLMANGPQIPTWRNEVTLSSVDKFQSYAPEAFLRRISPTPLLMVVAEHDTLTPTDIALAGYAEALEPKQLELVPGGHFAVYEQRFDQASAAARDFLLTHLAG from the coding sequence ATGATGCGCGTCGATCTCGAATTCCGCAGCGGCGGAGCCACTTTGCGCGGTTGGCTGTACCGGCCCGAGCACGTGCCCGAAACCGGCGCCCCGCTGGTGGTCATGACGCACGGCTTCGCCGGGGTGAAGGAGTGGGTGGCCCCGTTCGCCGAGGTCTTCAGCCGCGCCGGGCTGGCGTGCCTGGTATACGACCACCCCGGCTTCGGCACCTCCGACGGCGAGCCGCGCTACGAGGTCGACCCGACCGCGCAGATCGAGGGCTACCGTGACGCCATCACCTTCGCACAGACCTTGGACGGCATCGACGCGGGCCGAATCGCGGTGTGGGGCACCAGTTATGCGGGCGCGCACGTGCTCGTGGTGGCGGCCACCGATCGCCGGGTGCGGGCCGTCGTGTCGCAGGTACCGCTGACCCACGGCTGGGCCACCTTCAGTCGATTGGTGCCGCCGACCATGCTGCCCGTGCTGCACGAGGCGATCGCCGCCGACCGCCTCGCCCGCGCCGCGGGCAAACCGCACCAGACCATCAAGGCGGCGTCCGACGATCCCGCCGACCTGGTGGCGATGCCGGGCACCGAGGTCTACGAGTGGCTGATGGCCAACGGCCCGCAGATCCCCACCTGGCGTAACGAGGTCACGCTCAGCAGCGTGGACAAGTTCCAGTCCTACGCGCCCGAGGCGTTCCTGCGCCGGATCTCACCCACCCCGCTGCTCATGGTCGTCGCCGAGCACGACACCCTCACCCCGACCGATATCGCCCTGGCCGGATACGCCGAGGCCCTCGAGCCCAAGCAGCTGGAACTGGTGCCCGGCGGCCACTTCGCGGTATACGAGCAGCGGTTCGATCAAGCCTCCGCCGCCGCCCGCGATTTCCTGCTCACCCACCTTGCCGGGTGA